The Solanum lycopersicum chromosome 6, SLM_r2.1 genome has a window encoding:
- the LOC104648026 gene encoding uncharacterized protein, producing MEFMHGRKVIIILLLFALLFIFHFTNLEGLSTNPPERRLVELDYASEAKQSDDTVRINPLNNFKKYEGGFDITNKHYWSSTIFTGIYGYVIAVIWLLCGLGYGVFLLASTCCCSNRKNKEFKKKSTCYKQCYLWLTFSAIFFTILAITATGLALGGNAKLRSRTNTVVDIVVDTAEGASETIYTTTGALRAMYTDLAHTDIRHEAARFLIPTSRSLDRQAADIHREATENRRLIMKGLDILYIVTTLIISLNLVAVIALTVFGILKFRRNLRLLIAVCWIFTILCWLFFGIYFFLDNFAGDACTALESFEINPYNNSLSSILPCNELLTAESILHEVSEGIHRVVNRVNRELATNYGNVAQICNPFSGPPDYNYEPDENCPSSAIRIGDLPRIIKMLTCTNENCIGGVLIPLRDYNNIEAYTTALKRILDVYPGMESLAECDTVYDSFSDILDYHCKPLKKNAHMTWGGLVFLSTVMVALVLMWTFEAHHEQNHHHNFDSSIKPHSSATVDMIELGKVKEAEVDTNPRSIT from the exons ATGGAGTTTATGCATGGGAGGAAAGTGATTATAATCTTGCTATTATTTGCCCTACTCTTTATCTTTCACTTCACTAATCTTGAAGGATTATCAACCAATCCACCag AAAGAAGATTAGTTGAGTTAGATTATGCTTCAGAAGCCAAGCAATCAGATGATACAGTGAGAATAAATCCTTTGAACAATTTCAAGAAATACGAAGGAGGATTTGACATTACAAATAAACACTATTGGAGT TCCACAATTTTTACAGGTATATATGGCTATGTGATTGCAGTGATATGGCTGTTGTGTGGCTTAGGATATGGAGTATTTCTTTTAGCCTCTACCTGCTGCTGCTCTAATAGGAAAAACAAAGAGTTTAAGAAGAAATCAACTTGTTATAAACAATGTTATCTCTGGCTGACCTTCTCAGCTATTTTCTTCACAATTTTAGCTAT AACAGCTACAGGCCTGGCATTAGGAGGGAATGCAAAACTTCGTTCGAGAACAAATACAGTTGTGGATATTGTCGTTGATACAGCAGAGGGGGCATCGGAGACTATATACACTACTACTGGAGCCCTGAGAGCGATGTACACTGACTTAGCACATACTGATATACGTCATGAGGCTGCTCGTTTCCTCATTCCCACCTCTAGAAGTCTTGACAGACAGGCTGCTGATATACATAGGGAAGCCACCGAAAATAGGCGTTTAATCATGAAAGGCCTTGACATATT GTATATAGTAACTACATTGATCATTTCACTCAACTTGGTTGCTGTAATTGCCCTAACAG TATTTGGAATCCTCAAATTCAGAAGAAATCTTCGCCT GCTGATTGCAGTGTGTTGGATCTTTACAATTCTGTGCTGGTTATTTTTCGGGATTTATTTCTTTCTAGACAA CTTTGCTGGAGACGCATGCACAGCTCTAGAAAGTTTCGAGATAAATCCCTATAACAATAGCTTGAGTTCCATCCTCCCTTGTAATGAATTACTCACTGCAGAATCAATTCTACATGAAGTCAGTGAAGGGATTCATCGAGTAGTGAACAGG GTAAATCGAGAACTAGCTACAAATTATGGAAATGTTGCACAAATCTGCAATCCATTCTCCGGTCCACCTGACTATAACTACGAGCCTGATGAGAACTGTCCATCTAGCGCAATCAGGATAGGAGACCTCCCTCGG ATAATCAAGATGTTGACTTGCACGAACGAAAACTGTATTGGTGGAGTCTTGATTCCGCTTAGGGACTACAATAACATCGAGGCATATACAACTGCTCTCAAAAGGATACTGGATGTGTACCCTGGAATGGAAAGCCTAGCAGAATGCGACACAGTGTATGATTCGTTCTCTGATATCCTTGACTACCACTGCAAACCATTAAAGAAAAACGCGCATATGACATGGGGAGGACTCGTTTTCCTGTCAACAGTGATGGTCGCATTAGTCCTCATGTGGACATTTGAAGCACACCATGAGCAGAATCATCATCACAACTTTGATAGTTCTATCAAGCCTCATTCTTCTGCAACAGTAGATATGATAGAATTAGGCAAAGTTAAAGAAGCTGAGGTTGATACTAATCCTAGATCAATAACCTAA